The Polyangium mundeleinium genome contains the following window.
TCGGGATCACTCTCGTCGACGAAGACGAGCGCCTCCACGTCGCTCACGACAGCGACGCGCCCCGATCCATGCGCGAGGTCCTTGGATTCGGCGGCGGCGCGGGGCCGCGCCGGCAAGATCCCGCGGCTGGCCCGGGCGACTGCGCTCGGGTCGAGCCGCATCTGGATCAACGTGCCGTACACGGCCCAATCCCGCAGCGTGTCCTTGGCAATCTCGGTCGGCTGCCCGCGCAGGTGATGAACGGCGTCGTCGATATCCACGACGAGCGTGTCGATCTCTGTCGCAGGAATGGCTCGGACCTCGGGCGGCTCGGGGCGAGCGAAGGACGCGCCCCAGCACGAGGAGAAACAGGCGCTGATGATAGCCCCGAACAGAACGACGCGAAGAAGGAGCCCCTCGCACTTGTCCTTGGTTTCGCTCATTGTCCACCTCCGAAAGAGCTCCACGCGCTCGCCTCGACGCTGGCCCGCGCTTCGAGCGCCCTGGCTTCGGCCGTGAGCCGCTCGACGTCGGCCTGCCGATGCTCGCGGGCGGCGCGCGAAATCTCGCGGAGCAGGACGCGCGCGTGCAGTTCGAGGACGTCGAGGGTCCGGTAGTCGAAGACGTCCTGTGGCGTGTCATCGAGGAATGTCCGCGCTGCGTCTCCCATGGCCGCGGTGTCTTCCGCCGTGGCGGCCATGCAGAGGTCCTCGTACGCCGCATCCCGCAGAACCCCTCGAACGGCCATGTACGAGGCGCGCCCGAGGCACGCCAGGCACAAAACCATGCAGATCACGAGGTACGCCTTGTATTCGAGCGATAACTCGCCGACCCCTGCGGAGAGGGTCTTGTACACCCGGCGGCGACGGCTCGTCGCGCCTCCGAGGAGCCGAAGGGACGTGGCCATGCGAAAACGATGGGGATGGTTCGTCGCACGATCGCGGAGCCGCTCGCCGGCGAGGGCAACCATCGCCGCGCCAGGATCCAGGCTTTCGAGCGGCGGCGGGGGGGCCGGCAGCGCGGCGGCGAGCGACGCGACCGTGAGCGGCGCGTCCGTGGCCATCGCCACCTCGATGTGCGACCAGGGCACGTCGACGAGCTCGGGATGGTTGCCCTGGATGCAGCAGCGGGTGATCGAGAATGCCTGACCACGCTCGCGCCCCTCTCGCAGCTCCTTCCCGAGCGTCAAGGCCGCAGCGAGGGCCGGTCGGATGGGTAGATCCAGGTCGAGGCGGATGACGAGGTCGACGCAGTCGGCCCAGTCGCGGTGGTACCGGTCGATCGCGGCGGGGTGATTCGTTTCGTCGTGCGCGAGGACCGCGCTCGCCTGGTCGAGCATCTGCAGGAAGTGAGGCCCGTGGGGGCCGGAGACCGACCACGTGAGCCCTGCTGCGGTCAAGTGCAGGACCTGATCATCATCGAGCTCCGCCAAAAAGGGGTTGTCGGGGTCGCATACACCCGCGCTCAGAAAATGGAGGGTCGCGCGGTCGAGGTCTTCGAGGCGCGACGCGTGATGAGCAAGGTACGCATGGATCGTGCCCACGAGGGACAACATCCTGGCGTCGAAGGCCGTGGTTTCCCCGAGGGCACGCACGAGCTCGAGCGCTTCGAACGCTCGAGATGGCGGAAGCGACGTGATCAAGGGCCGAAGCTTCATCCCTCGCTCGCCGACCTCGAACGCGAGGCGGCGCCGCGCTGCGTGTTCGGCGGGATGGAGGCCCCGCGCGACCTGCAAATACCCCTGGAGGGCCGTCACGATCTGCTTGCGCTTGGCCGCCGCGCGCGCGCGGCCGAGCGCGGCCCGGAGCGGAGCACGCCGGAGATACGCGATGTGCCCGAGGGACGCCGAGACGAACGGCAACCCCCTCTTGTTTGCCGCAATATGCCACGTATGAAGGGCTTGCCGGACCTCGTTTTTCGACAGGGCGGCGAGCAGCGCATGCATGCTGGGGAGGAAGTCCGAAAGCGCACGAACGACGCGCTGGGCAAGCGCCGCGGGGTTGTCCATTCCGAGCCGTGCCGCGAGGGCGCAGAGATCGGCCTCCACGTCGGCCCTCACCTCGAGGACGTCGAATGCGCGGTGCACCTTGGACCAGAGCGCGTCGAGCTCCTCCTCGTGGAAGCCGTTGAGTTCGCGCCATACCGCCTCGTCGAGCAGGTAGGCCGCTGTGGCTCGCCGCGCGCGGCCGTTGAAGCGGGCCCACACGAACGCCCATGCGCTGGGGGGCTTCTTGGGGCACCGGAGGAGATGCCAGGCGAGGCGCCGCGCGGAATCCGAAAGGATCCACATCGCCGCGTGGTCGATGCTGACCGCCTCCCGACGGGCGTCTGCGTGGGGGAACTGCGCCTCGAGTTCGTGCTGGGGCGTATCCTCGGCGATCCCGAGGATCGTGTAGGGGTCCAAGCACTGGATGAAGCCGACGCTGGGCGCGAAAAAGATCGGCCACGCACCCCCAGCAGCGTCGTCGTCCACGTCGCGCTGCGTTGCTTTTCCCATCTGATCAGCGTAATGGTCCATGCGGCACACCTCAAGCTGGTTGAGGACCCCGAGAGGAAGAACCCCGGCCCGAGGCGCTCGACAGCGCGAACGTGCAAGAGCAATGCCCATGACGACCGAACCCGGTGACGAGCACCTCTTCTGCAATGGGATCGATGGGGAGACCGGGGCCTACGCGCTCGATCCGCCCCCGACGATCGCCGAGATCGCCCGGGTGGCCCGGCAGAGTTTGATGCTCCCGGGCGTCCCGGGGCCGGGCGCTTCGGCGCGCAGCCCCTCCGATCCCCGCTTCGCGCCCATTCTGGCGGACCTCGCCGAGATGGGCTGGGGCGTCATCTTCGCGAAAGACACCTCTCCCGAGGTCCGGTCGGCCCTCGAACCTCTGCTCGCGCTTCGCCGCGAACAAGCCGGCGACCTGTTCAAGGAGTTCACGTTTGATCCCGCGACGGACTCCTTCCGCCGATGGCTCGCGCGACACGACCTCGCGCCGGGCCATTTTGACGAGTCCAAGGTCCCGTTTTACCTGCTCCTCGTCGGGGACCCGTCCGCCATTCCCTTCGAGTTCCAGTACCTCCTCGACATCGACCATGCCGTCGGCCGGCTCGACCTCCCGACCCCCGCGGACTACGCGAGCTACGCGCGTTCGCTTCTCGCGTACGAGCGCGCAGGGGAGCCTCTCCAGGAGGGCGAGGTGGTGTTATGGGGTCCTCGGCAGGATCCGGCGACGGAGCTCAGCGCCGACATGCTGCTCGGGCCCCTTGCATCCGAAGGCGGATCGCCGGGACCGAGCCATGAAGGGAGGCGGGGGACGAGGCGGGGCCGTTCCCCCTCGTTTCGCGTGACGGCCCACGTAGACGCCGGGGGGACCAAGGCAAACTTGCTCCAGACGTTGCATCGCGGGCCCGATCGGCGCCCGCCGGCGATGTTGTTCACGGCCTCTCACGGCGTTTGCTGGTCCAAAGGACACCCGCGGCAAGCAAGGGCGCAGGGCGCGCTTCTTTGCCAGGACTGGCCGATCGGCTCGCCCATCCGGCTGGAGCACTGCTTCCTCGCCGACGATATCGGCGCGGACGCCCGCCTGCACGGGCTCGTCGCGTTTTTCTTCGGCTGTTTCACCGCTGGCACCCCCCAGAAGGACAGCTTTCTCTTCCCCGGAGCCGGCGCTGCGTCGTCTCTGGCCGAGCGTCCCTTCGTGTCGCCTCTGCCGCGACGATTGCTTTCGCACCCTGGCGGAGGGGCCTTGGCCGTGATCGGCCACATCGACCGCGCGTGGCGGTATTCCATCAAGCCGGCGGATACGAGCGCCCAGATCCAGCCGTTTCGCGCGAGCCTCCGTGCCATCCTGTCGGGGCTGCCCGTGGGCCTCGCGACGACCGATTTCAGCCGTCGGTACGCCACGCTCTCTTCGCATCTGCTCGGCATCGTGGACGAGCGACGCCGCGGCGCGACGAGCGCTCCGACGGGAATCTCCGACGAGGAGCTCGCGAGCGCGTTCATCGAGCGCAATGACGCGCAGGGATACGTGTTGCTCGGCGATCCGGCAGCGCGGTTGCGGCCGGAGCTCTTCTCGTAACGATCCGCAGGGGATCGTTGCCAGGTGTCGCGCGGCGTCGTGTGCATGGGCATCGGGTCACGAGCCTGCCTTGCAGGCGCCGTGCCCGAGGAGCGCGAGCGTTCCAGCGCGTGAAACCGCGCCCCACGGGAATTGACGCGTTGGAGTCGCGTCAGCGACGTCGTGCTGACGCGTCAGGATGGACGCGACCGAACGCGCTTGGAGGATCGGCGCGTCGTGCGGCGAAGGCGCGCGAGGAGGAGGAGGGAAGCCGCGGCGCCCAGGCGCCAAAGCGGCTTCGATTCCCCCGGAGAGACGCGGCAATCGCAGCCATCGCCGGTGACGACCGGCGGATCACCCGTCCCGCCCTGGCCACCTACGCCGGAAGAGCTCGACGCGCCCCCCGCGCCCGCTGCGCCGCCATTCCCCCCGGCGCCGCCAAGCCCGCCACTACCGCCACTTCCGCCGCCACCGCCGCTTCCGCCGCCGCTTCCGCCTCCGCTTCCGCCTCCGCCGCCACTTCCGCCGCCGCCGCCGCTTCCGCCTCCGCCGCCGCTTCCGCCGCCGCCGCCGCTTCCGCCGCCGCCGCCGCTTCCGCCGCCGCCTCCGCCTCCGCCGCCGCCTGCGCTCCCGCCCGCGCCCGACGTCGTTTCATTCACGCAGAACCCGCTGACGCATTGCCCGCCGCTGCAATCCTCGTCCGTGGTGCACGACGTGAAATCGACGATCCGCCCGCGCACGCGGTATGCGCCGAGGGGCGACGCCTGGTACGCCGCATACCCCACGAACACCTTGCCCATGTTCGTCGAAGCGAGCGCGGCCGCGGACTTCCGCTGGTTGTCCGCCGTGATCGGGATCGTCGCGAGCACGGAGAGCGCGCTGTCCAGGACCGCGATCTCGACCTCGCCGTTGACGGCCCCGCACGTTCGATACGCCACCATCGCCCGGCCGCCATCGACCGTCGCGCCGCGCTTGTCGAGCGAGAGCAAGTTGCATCCGCTCTGCGAGACGATCACGACCCTCGCCGCGTCGAGCACCACGCCGGCCGGGCTCACCCGCACGCCGACGAGGGCCTTCGCCGCGGCATCGACCCACAAGACGAGATGGTTCGTCCCATCGAAGACGGCCGTGAGGCCCTCGACCGTGCCCGCCGTGCCGATCGGGAACGGCGCCATGTCGACAGGCGCGCCGAGCGCGTCGACCCGCTGCGCCACGATGCTGCCGCCGGACGGGAACGTGAAGAGGTGGTTCTGTCCGTCGAAAGACGCGCTCGCGCGCCGCTCAAAATCGTGAGGGAAGAGCGCCTGGGGCGCCGACGGCACCCCGGACGAGCTCAACATGATCGAGAGGGCGGTCGTCTCGCCCGCATCAAAGTCAAAATTCGTCGTCGCGACGAACGTATTGCCCATCCCGGCGGACGCGGTGAAGGAAGGGAAACCATCCTGCGAGGTACCCACCGCGATCGCGGTGCTGTCGAGCAGGACGCCCGCGCCGCTCAAGCGCGCCGCCTTCACGGCGCCGATGTACGCATCATAAAGCGCGGCGTCCTCGGACCAGACGAAGACCGTATGGCTTCCATCGAAGAGGACGTACGGGTCCCTGGCTCGATACCGGCCATTCTCCACGCGGATCGCCGTGGGATCGAGCGAGACGCCCATCGGCGAGACGCGCGCCGCGTAGATGTTCTCTTGCCGGACCGCGACGACATCACGATCGTCGAGCCAGCCGACCACGAAGTCCTGGCCATTCCAGGCGACGCCGGGCGCCGTCTGCTCGTTGCTCCCCGGAGCCGGATAGAACGGGACCATGTCGAGCTTCGCGCCCGTGGAAGCGAAGCGTTGCGCTTCGAGGTGGATTCCATCGGGGAAGAAGTCGTCTCCGATGGTCCGTTCCCACACGATGAACGTATCGGCGCCATTCGAGGCCACGGCCGAACGCGCGCCGTGCTGCGTGACGACGATGCCGCCCGGATCGAGCGCCGTTCCTTGCTTCGAGACACGCCCGCGGCGCACCGGATACCCGGAACCATCCGGGTTCACCTGGCTCCACGTCACGATCGCCTGCGTGCCGTCGCTCCCGACGTCGATCTGGTAGAGCTCCGAGCCGGCGTTCGAGAGCATGATGCCCATGGGATCGAGGATCGAGCCCGTCTGCGGGTCGAGGCGCGTCGCGCCAATCCGCGAGCCAGAATCGAGCGAATACGCGATGACGTAGTTCTGCCCGTCCCAAGCCGCATTGCCCGCGCTCGTGTCCGGGTTCGTCGGGAGGACCGGCAGGCCCGCCGCGGGATCGAGGGAATTGCCCTGCTGATCGAGCCGCGCGTAGAGCATGCCCGTGGACGTGCTCCACGTGAGCAGCGAGCCCTTGCCGTTCGACGCGACGTCCATGTCGCTACAGCTCGACGTCTTCACGCCCGCAGGATCGAGCACGACGCCCGCAGGTGTGACGCGCGCGTGGTAACAATCGCTGCCGTCGGTCCACGCAGCGACGTAATTCATGCCGTCGAACGCCACGCGGCTCCAGCGCTGGATCGTCTGGCTCGTCGAGAGCTGCATCGGCATCCCCACGGGCTGCCCGCTCGCGTCGAGGAGCTGCCCATAGAGGCCGTCGCTGTTGAGCTGCCACGTATATCCCTTCTGGTACGTCAGCAAAAACCCGGAGCCATGGCTCGCAATCGCCGGCTTGATCGCATTCGGGATCGTGGAGAGCGGGCGCGCAGCGGGATCGATCGAAGTGCCATCCGCCGCGACGCGCCCCCCGAAGATGCCATCACTCGAGTGCCAAGCGACGAGGTAATGGGAGCCATTCCAAGCCACCGCAGGCCGCGCCCGGTAGCCCGCGCCATACCCGGCGATCGGCATGTCCACCCCAAACTCCGGCGAGATCAGCGGATCAAGCACCGCCGGATACGCCGACGCCGCAACAACGTCGCCCGGCACGCGCATCACGAGGTGGCCGCCCTCCGCCATCACAGGCACAGGCGTCCGTTTTCCTTCCGCATCAATCCACGTAGCCTGGCCGAACTTCATGCCAAGGTTCGTCACCGGATCCACATAATGAAGCCCGCCTCGCGTCTCGCCAACAAACGACTGCCCCGTGATGTCGAGCGAGACGAGCACATCCCCCGCACCCTCCGGCGCACGCACAAAAGCATACGAGACCTCCACGCCCCCCGCGCGATTCTCGATGTGCTCGGCCACATCCCCACGCGGCACCACCACAGTCCCATCCGCCGCGATCCGCGCCTCCCGCGCCGGCAAATCAATCCGCTTCCCACCACGCCTGATCGACGTATTCCCAACACGCAGCGGCGCCCCCGCACGCGCAGACGCATCCGGCACGACCGGCACGATCTCGAACCCACCCGGCGTCGCCGTCACGCGGTGCGCCGAGCCCGCACCGACGAACGAGGATCCCTCATGCTTGAACGCAAGTCGAGACGCTCTCAGGCCCGCATCGAGATCGATCGGCGCAGACACACGCGCAGGCCCCTCAGCCTTCCGAGGCAACACAGACGAGGAAGGAGCCGAGCCGTTCCCGCAAGCCCCCAGCGTCGCAGCAGCTACGCCAAGCAGCACGAGATCAAGGCAGGTACGACGGCAAAGACGGCGAACTTGGAGAGGTTGGCGCATCGTAGAAGGACTATCACGGTTGACCTGGATTCTGCGCTGCTTCGTGGGGGCGCGGAGTTGGGGCGATCCGAAAGGAAGCGGCGCGCCTGCGGAGGGGGCGCCACGAGGGGTCGGTGAGCGGGGAGGTCGCCTCGGAAGGGGCGCGACGATAGGTCCGCAAACGCGGAGGTCGCCTCGGAAGGGGCGCGACGACAGGTCGGCAAGCGCGGAGGTCGCCTTGGAACGGGTGCGGCGACAGGTCGGCGAACGGGGAGGTGAGCTTGGAACGGGCGCAGCGACAGGTCGGCAAGCGGGGAGGTTGCCTTGGAACGGGTGCGACGACAGGTCGGCAAGCGGGGAGGTTGCCTTGGAACGGGCGCGGCGACAGGTCCGCAAACGGGAAGGTCACCTTGGACGGGGCGCGGCGACAGGTCGGCGAACGGGGAGGTGAGCTTGGAACGGGCGCGGCGACAGGTCGGCGTGCTCGGAACCTTGCTGACGTGCTCGGCCATCGGCGCGGGCTTCGTCAGGGCCGCTCGAACACGGCGACCGCGCTCGGGTAGTCGACGGTCACCCGGAAGGGGTGAAGCGCGGACCCGCCCAGCGCGCCGTCCACCCGTTTATCCATCCACTGCGACATCCATTCGTGGAAATTCTTGTCCTGCCGCCGGACGAACCAGACCGGCCCGACCTCGTGGCCCGCGACCGTGATCCGCGGCACTTCGATCATCGGCTCCCCGCGGACGCAAAGGTCGGCGCCCTCGATCACACGCCATGCCGGGTGATCCTGGCGCCACCGGTCGAAGGTGGACTGCACGATGAAGCTCGTGGCGCGCACCGGAGGCCCGCTGTCCGCGAGCGCCGCTGCCGCCTGATCCGTGAGGTTCACCGTCGCGCCCGTGTCGAAGAGGAGATCCACGGTCTGGCCGTCGATCTGCGCCTGGATGCGCGGGAAGTTCGTCGCCCGCTCGCCGGCTTCGTTCACGGGAAAGCCGAGCGCGACCCGGTGCGCCGCGTCGTGCGCCGGCAGATCACCCGTGGCGCGGAGGAGGAGCTGGCGGCCCGGGTAATCGAACGTCCACGTGCGGCCCTGGAACCAGGCTTGGCCGAGCATGCCGTCGCTGCTCTCACGTTCACAAGCAGCCTTGTCCTTCGAGGCCACGCCGAGGTGCCCCCCCAGCACGGTCACCGGGGGAATCGAAGCTTCAGGCTTGAAGGGCGGGAGCCGGACGCCCTCGGCCAGCCCCTCGTCGCTTGCGATCTGCTCGGTCGGGAGGCCGAGCCGCTCGACGGCGCTGCGGGTGAGGAAGAGTCCGCCGCCGGTATCGGTGTAGAGGAGCAGTCGGGCGCCGCTCGGGGTGATGGGCTCCACGAAAAACCGGTCGGCCACGAAGCGCGTGGGGAGCGGGAGCGGTCTGCCGGGCGAGGGGAGCGCAGGTGGCGAAGGGGGGGCGCTGGGCGAGGGAGGCGCGGGGGCGGCCGGGGCGCAGGCGGTCGCAGAGGAGAGGAGCAGCAACGAAGCGAGGCGAAGATCCACACGGGAGAGTGTAGTATCGGCTGCATGAATCGCCGAGCCTGTTGGGGCGCTTCGGTCGCTTCGGTCCTCTTGTTCTGCGGGTGCGCCGATGCGCCGGGCGGTGAGACCGCGAGCGTCACGGGGGCAGGCAGTGGCGGCGGAAATCCTTCCGGCAGCGTGACCGTAGGCGTCGGCGGAAGCGGCGGGGGCGGGGGCGGAAGCGGCGGCGGTAGCGTCGGGATCGATTGTCCTCAAGCGCCGGATGCGCCTTTTCAGGTGCTCTGGGGGATCAAGCTCACGGACTTTCTTCCCTACGACATCGCCGTCGATTCAAGCAGCAACACGTACGTGACCGGTGATGGGGTGTTCGTCCGCAAATACAGCGCGGCTGGCGAGCTCGTATGGTCCGTGCCGTCGTGGGGCGAGGGCGCCGAGGGCTGGTATCATCTCTTCGTCGGCCCTCCGGGCAAGATCATGGTGACCGGCGTGCAATGCGCCGTCGACGACCCCTCGAGCTGCTCTCCAAGACGGGTCCTGCTCGAGGAGACCGGGGATCCGGCGAACCCCGTGAAGGAGCTGTGGAGGGAGGCTCCTCCGTTCGTGCCGGTCCACACCGCCATCTGCCCGAACGGCCATCTCGTCAACTACGGCGATAGCTCCGTGACGGCTGTGACGGACACCAACACGCCCCTCTGGACCGCGCCCGCCCCGAACATCGTTGACGAATGGCAGGTCTTCCTGCGGTGCGATTCGCACAACCGCGTCTCTCTCGGCACACATTGCCCTGCGAACTGCATGCTCCAGCTCGACGCGAACGGCTCGCAGCTCTGGTCGCTCGATTTGCCGTTCCCCGACGCGAACTGGCACGACTTGCGCGCCTTCGAGCTGGGGCCCGACGATTCTCTCCACAGCGCCGGCGTGGCGAGTGGCGGAATGTTCTGGCTCGATCGCGTCTCCCCGAACGGCGCGCATCTCTGGGAGCAGGCGTTTTCGTACCCCGATGACGACCCAACGGACAATACGTTGGTCGGCCTCGGCGTGCTCCCCTCGGGGGACGTGTGGGCGGCGGGAACGCTCGAGGTTCCTCGCAGCTTCTTGCGGGGCTATTCGGCGTCCGGTGTCTTCCTGAAAGACACGACGACCGACTTTTGCAGCAACGAGCCGCTCTGGATCACGCGTATCCGCTCGGACAACGCGGGCGGGCTGCGCACCCTGGGGAACGGCAAGCTCTACGCCATCAAGCCCTAATTCGAGACATCCACCTCCAAGGTCTTGCCACCGGCCCGTTGGAAGAACTGCGCGCTGCGCAGTTCTTCCACCTTCGGTCCAGGCCGTGCCTGGTCCGGGTCGAGGGGCGGACAGCCCCCGCGGGGCCCGGGGCAGCGCCCCGGCGCGACGTCACAGGCGGCCCCCGCTTCCGCCCCCGCCCGCTTGGGTGTAGCGTCGCCTCCCGCGATGAACGACGATCAGACTCCAGCCCCAAAAGCAGCCTTGCCTGCCGCTTCCGAGCCGCCTCATGCCATGGCTGACGAGCCAAGCATCGTCGGTGCCTTCCAGGTCCACGCCGAGGCTGCGGCCATGGCTGCGGCCGATGCTGCCGCGGACGCCGCAGCCGCGGCTGCGGCCCCCGGCGCGGCTGCGCCCGGTGCCCATGCCGACGGACACGCGCACGGCGGGGATGGCCACGGACACGGACATGGACATGGACACGGACATGCGCCGGGCGCGCTCCCCGGGCTCGTCCTCGCGGCGCTCGGCGTCGTCTTTGGCGACATCGGCACGAGCCCCCTCTACGCTGTCAAGGAGTGCGTCACCGCGCCCCATGGGGTCCAGGCCAGCGCCGAGAACGTGCTTGGCCTCCTCTCCCTCATGTTCTGGTCCCTCTCCATGGTGGTCGCGGTGAAATATCTCACCTTCGTCCTCCGGGCGGACAACGAGGGCGAGGGCGGGACCATGGCGCTGCTTGCGCTCGTGCCCGAGAAGCTTCGGCCGAAGAACAAGACGCACATCGGGTGGATCGCGGGCCTCGTGCTCTTTGGGGCCTCGCTCCTCTACGGCGACGGCGTCATCACCCCGGCCATCAGCGTCCTCAGCGCGGTCGAGGGCCTCGCGGTCGGCGCGAGCTCCCTCAAGCCGGCGGTCTTGCCGATCTCCGTCGTCATCTTGCTCGGCCTCTTCTGGGTCCAGAAGCGCGGCACCGCCGGGATCGGCAAGGTCTTCGGGCCGATCATGATCCTCTGGTTCCTCACGCTCGGGGGCCTCGGGGCGTATTACGTCGTCAAGAACCCCGCCGTCCTCGCGGCCATGAACCCCGCGTACGCCGTCACGTTTTTCCTCACCAACAAGTGGCATGCGTTCGTCATCCTCGGCTCCGTCGTCCTCTGCGTGACCGGCGGCGAGGCGCTCTACGCGGACATGGGGCATTTCGGCCGCAAGCCGATCACGTATGCCTGGTACGGCATGGTCATGCCGTCGCTGGCCTTGAACTACTTCGGCCAGGGCGCGCTCCTCCTCCAGCACCCGGAGGCCGCCGCGAACCCGTTTTTCTCCCTCGTCCCCAAGGGCCCGGCCACGTATGCGCTCGTCGCCCTCGCCACGGCGGCTGCCGTCATCGCCTCGCAGGCCATGATCTCCGGCGCCTACTCCCTCACGCGGCAGGGCGTCCAGCTCGGCTTCCTCCCGCGTGTCCAGGTCAAGCACACCTCCTCGGAGACCGAGGGGCAGATCTACATCCCCGAGGTGAACTGGGCCCTGTTCGCCGCGTGTATGGTGCTCGTCCTCTCCTTCCGGGAGTCGTCGAAGCTCGCCTCGGCGTACGGCCTCGCCGTGACTGGCTCCATGACCATCACGTCGATCGTCTTTTTCGTCGTCGTGCGGGAGCGCTGGCACTGGTCGCTCGCGAAGGCGCTGCCCCTGCTCTTGCTCTTCCTCACGTTTGATCTCGCGTTCCTGGGCGCGAACCTCCTCAAGTTCTTCGATGGCGGTTACGTGCCGTTCCTCATCGCCTCGATGATCTTCGTCTGCATGGCGATCTGGCGGAAGGGCCGCACGCTGCTCGGCCAGGAGTTCAAGAAGCGCACCCGGCCGCTCTCCGAGGTGCTGGAGGAGCTGCGCACCGGCAAGACGGCCGCCCGCGTGGACGGCGCCGCGGTCTTCCTCTCGTCGAGCGCCGAGGAGGCGCCGCCCGTCCTGCTCCACCACGTCAGCC
Protein-coding sequences here:
- a CDS encoding potassium transporter Kup — protein: MAAADAAADAAAAAAAPGAAAPGAHADGHAHGGDGHGHGHGHGHGHAPGALPGLVLAALGVVFGDIGTSPLYAVKECVTAPHGVQASAENVLGLLSLMFWSLSMVVAVKYLTFVLRADNEGEGGTMALLALVPEKLRPKNKTHIGWIAGLVLFGASLLYGDGVITPAISVLSAVEGLAVGASSLKPAVLPISVVILLGLFWVQKRGTAGIGKVFGPIMILWFLTLGGLGAYYVVKNPAVLAAMNPAYAVTFFLTNKWHAFVILGSVVLCVTGGEALYADMGHFGRKPITYAWYGMVMPSLALNYFGQGALLLQHPEAAANPFFSLVPKGPATYALVALATAAAVIASQAMISGAYSLTRQGVQLGFLPRVQVKHTSSETEGQIYIPEVNWALFAACMVLVLSFRESSKLASAYGLAVTGSMTITSIVFFVVVRERWHWSLAKALPLLLLFLTFDLAFLGANLLKFFDGGYVPFLIASMIFVCMAIWRKGRTLLGQEFKKRTRPLSEVLEELRTGKTAARVDGAAVFLSSSAEEAPPVLLHHVSRSKALQKVVLLVTVIPERIPRVPPEQRVEASLIADDFYRIIFRSGFMEDTNVPVLLAVAKAKLGLRIEPDETTYYLGRETLLATGRGKMDKVSETVFGFLSRNATGATNFFNLPPERVVELGMQLDL